In Desulfobulbus oralis, one DNA window encodes the following:
- a CDS encoding AMIN domain-containing protein, giving the protein MKILFSTMFGWLAPAFFLIFCASASVQAAQLQKIEHRSGANGEEVVLSFDAAVHPKTFTMNGSNPRMVFDFPDTQTGRGVRNLSPKSAVVKGLRVGVHRDGGLKTRLVMDLATASAKPSYSVSGNTVVIHLGNKAGRTAAHEEAPTRLQPQNARKKSPAQTRAPAAADQPASAPAGSATPKGRKKEQARPAPPKTPESPAQESEAKAPDQKAAAEKAEQDEPAAGQQAAQPAQPEAAAPAAAVDQQAPQAAATEPPYLSAIQFDPDSPKGELVQFRLNGFYPPVLRSVETGTPQVICEFSNLEVAPALEGPLKISGKLVQAIRMDKSAGSGKVRVFIELLPNKRYNLQQVFFKEDNFFVLIINAAQD; this is encoded by the coding sequence ATGAAAATTCTCTTTTCTACCATGTTTGGCTGGCTCGCACCCGCTTTTTTCCTGATTTTTTGCGCAAGCGCCTCTGTCCAGGCTGCACAGTTGCAAAAAATTGAACACCGGAGCGGTGCGAACGGCGAAGAAGTGGTGCTCAGCTTCGATGCCGCGGTCCACCCCAAGACCTTTACCATGAACGGCAGCAATCCCCGCATGGTCTTCGATTTTCCCGACACCCAGACCGGCCGGGGCGTCCGCAACCTGTCGCCGAAATCTGCGGTGGTCAAGGGCCTTCGGGTCGGCGTCCACCGGGATGGCGGGCTCAAAACCAGGCTGGTCATGGACCTGGCGACTGCGAGTGCCAAGCCCAGCTACAGCGTGTCGGGCAATACGGTCGTCATCCATCTTGGAAACAAGGCCGGCAGGACTGCGGCCCATGAAGAGGCGCCGACCAGATTGCAGCCCCAGAATGCCAGGAAAAAAAGCCCTGCCCAGACCCGGGCCCCGGCCGCTGCCGACCAGCCAGCCAGCGCTCCGGCCGGGTCTGCCACGCCCAAAGGCCGAAAGAAGGAGCAGGCCAGGCCCGCGCCGCCCAAGACGCCGGAGTCGCCGGCTCAGGAGAGTGAGGCCAAGGCGCCCGACCAGAAGGCCGCAGCCGAAAAAGCAGAGCAGGACGAACCCGCCGCCGGGCAGCAGGCGGCGCAGCCCGCCCAGCCGGAAGCCGCCGCGCCAGCGGCCGCCGTCGACCAGCAGGCGCCTCAGGCCGCTGCCACGGAACCGCCCTACCTCTCGGCCATCCAGTTCGATCCGGATTCGCCCAAGGGCGAGCTGGTGCAGTTCAGATTGAACGGCTTCTATCCGCCGGTGCTGCGCAGCGTGGAAACCGGCACGCCGCAGGTCATCTGCGAGTTCAGCAATCTGGAAGTGGCTCCGGCTTTGGAAGGACCGCTCAAGATCAGCGGCAAGCTGGTCCAGGCCATTCGTATGGACAAATCGGCCGGCAGCGGCAAGGTGCGGGTCTTTATCGAGCTGCTGCCCAACAAGCGCTACAATCTGCAGCAGGTCTTCTTCAAGGAAGACAATTTCTTCGTGCTGATCATCAATGCCGCACAGGACTGA
- a CDS encoding efflux RND transporter permease subunit, whose amino-acid sequence MPGLNLSKWAIEHRALMVFCMMLVAVAGVRAYFHLGQNEDPAFTVKTMVVRAYLPGATMEETLLQLTERLEKKLQETPHLDTLESYTLPGQTTIFVGLRESTDKKIVPDCWYQVRKKAGDIRHELPAETLGPYFDDEFGETYGIIYAFTAAGGFSHRELKDLVEELRGELLRVQDVAKITTIGAQDERFYVTFQPKRLASLGISREALLLAIRQQNALTPAGIVDTGKEQIALESTGRFLSESDLANVSLHAGGRSIRLGDIAEIRRTTADPPQPIFRYNGRDAVGLGLSMQEGGDVLQLEKNMAAAMKRLEAELPVGIEAHLVSNQPRVVREAVAEFLEALFEAVAIVLAISFISLGLRAGTVVAFSIPFVLAFVFLGMELCGIDLQRVSLGALIISLGLLVDDAMITVESMVSRLEAGWPKARAATFAYTSTAFPMLTGTLVTIFGFIPIGLSRSMAGEYTFSLFAVVGMALLVSWFVAVLFAPVIGMKMLKENPGQHEPRPSRPARIFHRMLRLAMRRPRTTVTATLLLFAAAILALPLVPEQFFPSSDRPELLVDMTLRHGVSIRATDEVSKRMDALLKDDPDIAHWSSYVGRGAIRFYLPLDEKLPNDFFAQTVIVTRGNEARERVRKRLQHALDHDFPELLGRISSLELGPPVGWPVQYRIAGRDADLVQHYGRRLAAIMAANADLHTINGNWGTKARKLRLRIRQDEARRLGLSSAGIAQALYSTVSGVRATAVRDDIYLIDVVLRADEESRTSIENLKTLDLPLPGGKSVALAAVADIDFVQDYPLVWRRDRLPTLTVQADVRKGVMPATVVRALQRDVQALQEELPPGYRIATGGAVEESEKAQASVLATMPVMAILMLFVLMVQLGNFRHLVLVICVAPLGLIGVVLGLLVTRQPLGFVALLGVVAMIGMIIRNSVILVHQIDREKQAGKSDWDALEAAATVRFRPIMLTAVAAILGMAPIAPTVFWGPMANAIMGGLAVATALTLLFLPACYVLWYGLQAPEEPAAPGKKGPSPGRPRAAGGFDGHP is encoded by the coding sequence ATGCCCGGCCTTAATCTTTCCAAATGGGCCATAGAGCATCGTGCGCTCATGGTCTTTTGCATGATGCTGGTGGCGGTGGCGGGCGTGCGCGCCTACTTCCATCTGGGCCAGAACGAAGACCCGGCCTTCACCGTCAAGACCATGGTGGTGCGGGCCTATCTGCCCGGCGCCACCATGGAGGAGACCCTGCTGCAGCTCACGGAGCGGCTGGAAAAGAAACTCCAGGAAACCCCCCATCTGGACACGCTGGAGAGCTATACCCTGCCCGGGCAGACCACGATTTTTGTGGGGCTCAGGGAGAGCACGGACAAAAAGATCGTGCCGGACTGCTGGTATCAGGTGCGGAAAAAGGCGGGCGACATCCGCCACGAATTGCCGGCCGAAACCCTGGGGCCCTACTTCGACGACGAGTTCGGCGAGACCTATGGCATCATCTACGCCTTCACCGCGGCCGGAGGCTTCAGCCACCGTGAGCTGAAAGACCTTGTGGAGGAGCTGCGCGGCGAACTGCTGCGCGTGCAGGATGTGGCAAAGATCACCACCATTGGCGCGCAGGACGAACGATTCTATGTGACCTTCCAGCCCAAACGCCTGGCCAGCCTGGGCATCAGCCGCGAGGCCCTGCTGCTGGCCATCCGCCAGCAGAACGCGCTCACGCCCGCAGGCATTGTGGACACCGGCAAGGAGCAGATTGCGCTGGAAAGCACGGGCCGCTTCCTCTCCGAATCCGACCTGGCCAATGTGTCGCTCCATGCGGGCGGTCGCAGCATCCGGCTGGGCGACATCGCGGAGATCCGCCGCACTACCGCCGACCCGCCCCAACCGATCTTCCGCTACAATGGCCGAGACGCCGTGGGGCTGGGCCTTTCCATGCAGGAGGGCGGCGACGTGCTGCAACTGGAAAAGAACATGGCAGCCGCCATGAAGCGCCTGGAGGCCGAGCTGCCGGTGGGCATCGAGGCCCATCTGGTGTCCAACCAGCCCAGGGTGGTACGCGAGGCGGTCGCCGAGTTTCTGGAGGCGCTCTTCGAGGCCGTGGCCATCGTGCTGGCCATCAGCTTCATCAGCCTGGGCCTGCGCGCGGGCACGGTGGTGGCCTTTTCCATCCCCTTTGTCCTGGCCTTCGTCTTCCTGGGCATGGAACTCTGCGGCATAGATCTGCAACGGGTTTCTCTGGGCGCGCTCATCATTTCCCTGGGCCTCTTGGTGGATGACGCCATGATCACCGTGGAAAGCATGGTCTCCAGGCTGGAAGCCGGCTGGCCCAAGGCCAGGGCCGCCACCTTTGCCTACACCTCCACGGCCTTTCCCATGCTGACCGGCACGCTGGTCACCATCTTCGGCTTCATCCCGATCGGCCTTTCCAGGAGCATGGCCGGCGAATACACCTTTTCGCTCTTCGCCGTGGTGGGCATGGCGCTTTTGGTGTCGTGGTTCGTGGCCGTGCTCTTTGCCCCGGTGATCGGCATGAAGATGCTGAAGGAAAACCCGGGCCAGCACGAGCCCAGACCCAGCCGGCCGGCACGGATCTTCCACAGGATGCTGCGCCTGGCCATGCGCCGGCCCAGAACCACGGTCACGGCAACCCTGCTCCTCTTTGCCGCCGCCATTCTGGCCCTGCCGCTGGTGCCGGAACAGTTCTTTCCCTCCTCCGACCGGCCCGAGCTGCTGGTGGACATGACGCTCCGCCACGGCGTGTCGATCAGGGCCACGGACGAGGTTTCCAAACGGATGGACGCGCTGCTGAAAGACGATCCTGACATTGCGCACTGGAGTTCCTACGTGGGGCGGGGCGCCATCCGCTTCTATCTGCCGCTGGACGAGAAACTGCCAAACGATTTCTTTGCCCAGACCGTGATTGTCACCAGGGGCAACGAGGCGCGGGAACGGGTGCGCAAACGGCTGCAGCATGCCCTGGACCACGATTTCCCGGAGCTGCTGGGCCGCATCTCGTCCCTGGAGCTGGGGCCGCCCGTGGGCTGGCCGGTCCAGTACCGGATCGCCGGCAGGGATGCGGATCTGGTGCAGCACTATGGCCGCCGCCTGGCAGCCATCATGGCCGCCAACGCCGATCTGCACACCATCAACGGCAACTGGGGCACCAAGGCCCGCAAGCTCAGGCTGCGCATCCGGCAGGACGAGGCCAGGCGGCTGGGCCTGTCATCGGCCGGCATCGCCCAGGCGCTCTACAGCACGGTCAGCGGGGTGAGGGCCACCGCGGTGCGGGATGACATCTATCTCATCGACGTGGTCCTGCGGGCGGACGAGGAGAGCCGCACCAGCATCGAAAACCTCAAGACCCTGGATCTGCCGCTGCCCGGCGGCAAAAGCGTGGCCCTGGCCGCGGTTGCGGACATCGACTTTGTGCAGGATTATCCGCTCGTCTGGCGGCGGGACCGGCTGCCCACCCTGACCGTGCAGGCCGATGTGCGGAAAGGCGTCATGCCCGCGACCGTGGTGCGGGCGCTGCAGCGGGATGTGCAGGCGCTGCAGGAGGAACTGCCGCCCGGCTACCGGATTGCAACCGGCGGCGCGGTGGAGGAAAGTGAAAAGGCCCAGGCCTCGGTTCTGGCAACCATGCCGGTCATGGCGATTCTGATGCTCTTCGTGCTCATGGTGCAGCTCGGCAATTTCCGGCATCTGGTCCTGGTCATCTGCGTCGCGCCCCTGGGGCTCATCGGCGTGGTGCTGGGCCTGCTCGTCACGCGGCAGCCGCTCGGCTTTGTGGCGCTTCTGGGCGTGGTCGCCATGATCGGCATGATCATCCGCAACTCGGTCATCCTGGTGCACCAGATCGACCGGGAAAAACAGGCAGGCAAATCCGACTGGGATGCGCTGGAGGCTGCGGCCACCGTCCGTTTCCGGCCCATCATGCTGACCGCGGTGGCGGCCATCCTGGGCATGGCGCCCATCGCGCCGACCGTGTTCTGGGGGCCGATGGCCAATGCCATCATGGGCGGGCTGGCCGTGGCCACGGCGCTGACCCTGCTCTTTCTGCCCGCCTGCTATGTGCTCTGGTATGGGCTGCAGGCGCCAGAGGAGCCGGCAGCTCCGGGCAAAAAAGGGCCGAGTCCGGGAAGACCCCGGGCAGCCGGCGGGTTCGATGGGCATCCATGA
- a CDS encoding efflux RND transporter periplasmic adaptor subunit, which translates to MMRMMNMARLLPLLLLFALAGCREQAAPEEPLRPVKSVVVTADRPTAQSLPAGRVQAHTEVSVAFRMTGKVAARHAAVGDRVRAGQKLARLDDTVARDALTAAGAEVAAARAALEQSQKQAERTARLLRRHAVSQSEREIAQRQFRAAKAQLEAALAREHAAAEQLDYAVLQTPADGVITERLVESGEVVAAGQPVFRLAADTGRDAVFDAPESLLGTLRIGGRLEVCLTDRRNLCSSATLYEIAPKADRITGTYQIRALLDNAADMPLGAALTGALPAGGAPAISIPAAALGNVDGRPVVWIVDPASATVSTRVVRIGNYLKDTVIIEAGLAAGETVVTAGVQNLRQGQKVRLMNSDARP; encoded by the coding sequence ATGATGAGGATGATGAACATGGCCAGACTGTTGCCGCTGCTCCTGCTGTTCGCCCTGGCCGGCTGCAGGGAGCAGGCTGCGCCGGAAGAGCCGCTGCGCCCCGTGAAGAGCGTGGTGGTGACGGCGGACAGGCCCACGGCGCAGAGCCTGCCCGCCGGCCGCGTGCAGGCCCATACCGAGGTCAGCGTCGCCTTCCGCATGACGGGCAAGGTGGCGGCGCGTCACGCGGCCGTTGGCGACCGGGTCCGGGCCGGGCAAAAGCTGGCCCGGCTTGACGACACGGTAGCGCGCGATGCGCTGACTGCGGCCGGGGCCGAGGTGGCCGCGGCCAGGGCCGCTTTGGAGCAGAGCCAAAAACAGGCGGAGCGCACAGCCCGTCTGCTGCGCCGGCATGCGGTGTCGCAGAGCGAGCGGGAAATTGCCCAGCGCCAGTTTCGGGCCGCCAAAGCCCAGCTCGAGGCAGCCCTGGCCAGGGAGCATGCCGCGGCGGAACAGCTCGACTACGCCGTACTACAGACCCCGGCCGACGGGGTGATCACGGAGCGGCTGGTGGAAAGCGGCGAGGTGGTGGCTGCCGGCCAGCCCGTCTTCCGTCTGGCTGCCGACACGGGCCGGGATGCGGTCTTCGATGCGCCGGAAAGCCTGCTTGGGACCCTCAGGATCGGCGGCAGGCTCGAGGTCTGTCTGACAGATCGCCGGAACCTGTGTTCATCCGCCACCCTCTACGAAATTGCGCCGAAAGCGGACAGGATCACCGGTACCTATCAAATCAGGGCCCTGCTTGACAATGCGGCAGACATGCCCCTGGGCGCGGCCCTCACCGGCGCCCTGCCGGCCGGCGGCGCCCCGGCCATCAGCATCCCCGCCGCAGCGCTCGGCAATGTGGACGGCAGGCCGGTGGTCTGGATTGTTGACCCTGCGAGCGCCACGGTCAGCACCAGAGTGGTGCGCATCGGCAACTATCTGAAGGACACTGTGATCATCGAGGCAGGGCTCGCAGCCGGAGAAACCGTGGTCACCGCGGGCGTGCAGAACCTGCGGCAGGGGCAGAAAGTCAGACTCATGAACAGCGATGCCCGGCCTTAA
- a CDS encoding TIGR03960 family B12-binding radical SAM protein, with translation MTPDSSAPLSAAAARAALQARLPLVRKPAQYLGLEHNAVSGEFRPHDLNFCLLFPDIYEIGMSHQGLQILYHILNSQPGVTAHRSYAPDTDMEALLREQKLPLCSLEAGMPLARYDVLGITLPYELCFTNILTVLDLAGLPLRARDRDEGYPLVLGGGSCAFNPEPVADFFDAILVGDAEEAVVRIAEVLRTAKAEKTDRDGVLARLATVTGVYVPAFFAPRYENGRFAGMKPLRAGYTRVRRAILPELDDGGNQCRPLVPVVGTVHDRLAMEIARGCTRGCRFCQAGIIYRPVRERSVAQILDWADRGIAASGFEEMALLSLSTGDYSCLDELVLALMNRFARKRVSLSMPSMRVGTITPAIMEQIRRVRKTGFTVAPEAGSERLRRVINKGITEADLLATCKNAFSLGWKLVKCYFMTGLPTETEADVEAIVELVRAARNQAGAAWKSVQINLGVGTFVPKACTAFQWEGQLGLEAAQERIHLLKRLLPARGYHLKWHDPRQSYLEGVFARGDRRLSLLVEAAWQRGARLDSWGEQFNLALWQEAAADCGLNPDDYLRPRCLDEALPWEHLDCGVSRDFLLRERERAFSGIYTPDCRTHGCQGCGICDFRTIKPTLHREAPEQSAQSLPAEAPAEGGQPPRCCYRVRYSRRPPSHLLGHLELLVLVFRALRRAGLPIAYTQGFNPSPRVSFSQALPVGMESLAEYFDMELTRPVMADAALVEALNRELPPGLVVSRVTPAPKKQAGAVRNLYEIDLPEHADAAALAAKVEAFRAAERFPLTRFRKGKSATFDIRPLVASLEVGAGKIRLALIQEQGRPGVSPREVLEQVCALAHEDALCARIVRLESGDVGSGLSN, from the coding sequence ATGACACCAGATTCCTCTGCCCCCCTGTCTGCCGCTGCCGCGCGGGCGGCCCTGCAGGCCCGTCTGCCGCTGGTCCGCAAGCCAGCGCAGTACCTGGGCCTTGAACACAACGCCGTCTCCGGCGAATTCAGGCCCCATGACCTGAACTTCTGCCTGCTCTTTCCGGATATCTACGAAATCGGCATGTCCCACCAGGGTCTGCAGATTCTCTACCATATCCTGAACAGCCAGCCAGGCGTGACCGCGCACCGCTCCTATGCGCCGGACACCGACATGGAGGCGCTCCTCAGGGAGCAGAAACTGCCGCTCTGCTCCCTGGAAGCGGGCATGCCGCTCGCCCGTTACGATGTTCTGGGCATTACCCTGCCCTATGAACTCTGCTTTACCAATATCCTCACCGTGCTGGATCTGGCCGGCCTGCCGCTCCGGGCGCGGGATCGGGACGAAGGATATCCGCTGGTGCTGGGCGGCGGCTCCTGCGCCTTCAATCCGGAGCCGGTGGCAGACTTTTTCGACGCCATTCTTGTGGGCGATGCCGAAGAGGCGGTGGTCCGGATCGCAGAGGTCTTGCGGACAGCCAAGGCTGAGAAAACAGACCGGGACGGGGTGCTGGCGCGGCTTGCCACGGTGACCGGCGTCTATGTGCCGGCCTTTTTTGCACCCCGCTACGAAAATGGCCGTTTTGCCGGCATGAAGCCGCTCAGGGCAGGATACACCAGGGTGCGGCGCGCGATTCTGCCCGAGCTGGACGACGGCGGAAACCAGTGCCGCCCGCTGGTGCCCGTGGTCGGCACGGTGCATGACCGGCTCGCCATGGAAATCGCCCGCGGCTGCACGCGCGGCTGCCGTTTCTGCCAGGCCGGCATCATTTACCGGCCCGTACGGGAACGCAGCGTGGCGCAGATTCTGGACTGGGCCGATAGGGGCATCGCTGCCAGCGGCTTTGAGGAGATGGCCCTGCTCTCGCTCTCGACCGGCGACTATTCCTGCCTGGACGAACTGGTGCTGGCCCTGATGAACCGCTTTGCCCGGAAACGGGTGTCTCTGTCCATGCCCTCCATGCGGGTCGGCACCATCACGCCGGCCATCATGGAGCAGATCCGGCGGGTGCGCAAAACCGGTTTCACGGTCGCGCCCGAGGCGGGCAGCGAGCGACTTCGCCGGGTCATCAACAAGGGCATTACCGAGGCGGATCTCCTGGCCACCTGCAAAAACGCCTTCAGTCTTGGCTGGAAGCTCGTCAAATGCTACTTCATGACCGGCCTGCCCACGGAAACAGAGGCCGATGTCGAGGCCATCGTCGAGCTGGTCAGGGCGGCGCGCAACCAGGCCGGGGCCGCCTGGAAGAGCGTGCAGATCAACCTGGGCGTGGGCACCTTTGTCCCCAAGGCCTGCACCGCCTTTCAGTGGGAGGGCCAGTTGGGACTCGAGGCGGCGCAGGAGCGCATTCACCTGTTGAAGCGATTGCTCCCGGCGCGCGGTTATCATCTGAAATGGCATGATCCCAGGCAGTCTTATCTGGAAGGCGTGTTCGCCAGGGGCGACCGCCGCCTGAGCCTGCTCGTCGAGGCGGCCTGGCAGCGCGGCGCGCGGCTGGACAGTTGGGGGGAGCAGTTCAATCTGGCGCTCTGGCAGGAGGCGGCCGCGGACTGCGGCCTGAATCCGGACGATTATCTGCGGCCCCGTTGTCTGGATGAGGCCCTGCCTTGGGAGCATCTGGATTGCGGGGTCAGTCGCGACTTCCTGCTGCGGGAGCGGGAACGGGCCTTCTCAGGGATCTATACGCCGGACTGCCGTACCCACGGCTGCCAGGGCTGCGGCATTTGCGACTTCAGGACCATCAAACCGACGCTGCATCGGGAAGCGCCGGAGCAGTCGGCACAGAGCCTGCCCGCCGAAGCCCCGGCCGAGGGCGGCCAACCGCCGCGCTGCTGCTACCGGGTCCGCTACAGCCGCCGTCCGCCCAGCCATCTGCTGGGCCATCTGGAGCTGTTGGTGCTGGTGTTCCGCGCCCTCAGACGCGCCGGCCTGCCGATCGCCTATACCCAGGGCTTCAATCCCTCGCCCAGGGTCTCCTTCAGCCAGGCCCTGCCGGTGGGTATGGAAAGTCTGGCCGAATACTTTGACATGGAGCTGACCCGGCCTGTGATGGCGGACGCCGCTCTGGTCGAGGCCCTGAACCGTGAGCTGCCGCCCGGTCTGGTGGTGAGCCGGGTGACGCCGGCCCCGAAAAAGCAGGCGGGAGCGGTCAGAAACCTGTATGAAATCGACCTGCCGGAGCATGCCGACGCGGCGGCGCTTGCGGCAAAGGTCGAGGCCTTCCGGGCTGCCGAGCGCTTTCCCCTGACCCGCTTCCGCAAGGGCAAAAGCGCCACCTTTGACATCCGGCCGCTGGTGGCCAGTCTGGAGGTCGGAGCCGGCAAAATACGGCTTGCACTCATCCAGGAGCAGGGCAGGCCCGGCGTGAGCCCCCGCGAGGTGCTGGAGCAGGTCTGCGCTTTGGCCCACGAAGATGCCCTCTGCGCCCGAATCGTCAGGCTGGAAAGCGGGGATGTCGGTTCCGGCTTGAGCAATTGA
- a CDS encoding MgtC/SapB family protein, whose protein sequence is MHRSALRFPANIDEQGQAATRNSFNAMEPFNFLRDVTAFNPNNLEMLLRLLAALVAGTIVGFERTYRGRPAGFRTHALVCMTSCLLMLVTVFQSQWVLEKSDYLIRLDPTRMAQGIMTGIGFLGAGVIMKEGPTVRGLTTAASIWITAAIGILAGIGFYFPLVVSVALTILVLSILRVIENLLPSEAYYNFDVRGERNNEFTEQIVRDLLKSCGFRIAHTSYRLDDKGCERRFSMVLRTSRRTGSACLSGKLEQIDAVHAFRITPISE, encoded by the coding sequence TTGCACCGCAGCGCCCTGCGTTTTCCGGCAAACATTGACGAACAGGGGCAGGCTGCCACCCGCAACTCTTTTAATGCCATGGAACCGTTCAATTTTCTGCGTGACGTGACCGCCTTCAACCCGAACAACCTGGAAATGCTGTTACGGTTGCTGGCGGCTCTTGTGGCCGGCACCATCGTCGGCTTTGAACGCACCTACCGCGGCCGGCCGGCCGGCTTCCGCACCCACGCGCTGGTCTGCATGACCTCCTGCCTGCTGATGCTGGTGACCGTGTTCCAATCCCAGTGGGTTCTGGAAAAAAGCGATTACCTGATCCGTCTCGACCCGACCCGCATGGCCCAGGGCATCATGACCGGCATCGGTTTCCTGGGCGCCGGCGTGATCATGAAAGAAGGCCCCACGGTACGCGGGCTGACCACGGCCGCATCCATCTGGATCACCGCGGCCATCGGCATTCTGGCCGGCATTGGCTTCTATTTTCCCCTCGTGGTTTCGGTGGCGCTCACCATTCTGGTGCTGTCCATACTGCGGGTGATCGAGAACCTGCTGCCATCCGAGGCCTATTACAACTTCGACGTACGCGGCGAGCGCAACAACGAGTTTACCGAGCAGATCGTCCGCGACCTGCTGAAATCCTGCGGCTTTCGCATCGCCCACACCAGCTACCGGCTGGACGACAAGGGCTGCGAACGCCGTTTCAGCATGGTGCTGCGCACCAGCCGCCGCACCGGCTCCGCCTGCCTGTCCGGCAAGCTGGAACAGATCGACGCTGTGCACGCCTTTCGCATCACGCCGATCAGCGAGTAG